Proteins encoded together in one bacterium window:
- a CDS encoding T9SS type A sorting domain-containing protein, whose protein sequence is MQRGKWFVVVALLLAVATVYASTGRGPIQNYPVRGGSNDPVINVPVAPDHGPDRDVLDLIGNDYVAGYTYYDYQHNGTSGKMIYTDANGFVHVVWMRGLTAIPEGARHIYYNFWDPGTSEFYFRVGGQPSGSLVNSSNRGGYTCLAGLPDGWVFPAFHEITGEDQNAHCAASIDFLPGLGAFTTTQPRPWIYEGGHTVEIIWPKIAIGIDSTIHMVSCENPWQGEAGDPQRIYYSRGRPTWDNEGAGVQIVWEVLDNNTAFRELDTVMVIAPLVVTSKVSDRVAILWSKSRDDLTEIEPGPSQWNNDLYYIVSEDGGINWTPEVNITQFAYPDWDCASGDTAVCERDTFRFFTDVTALFDGSDVLHACFTTRCYYEMQGFSYYARSHIWHWDEIVQEFSNVADGWIDFDSSEWIDPGAWQLYIHRPNLSMDWETGYLYCSYQRYEPDQTSEAGYPQGDAYITFSRNCGRSWAEGINVTDTDGGINAPPDSSKSERDITIPEKVTYVGGVGYIDMFYIFDRDAGGIPQTEGTATNNPAKFQRIPIDELPWTLHNPYFPAMHVDSTGFPGSNSPLDPEAIAVCPHDAVDGFSHSLRPESFRLYQNYPNPFNPATNIQFDLVRGARVTLKVYNITGQTVATLYAGQMLSAGVQTISFNASDLASGVYVYRIEVDGVVASKKMVLMK, encoded by the coding sequence ATGCAGAGAGGCAAATGGTTTGTGGTTGTGGCGCTGCTGCTGGCGGTGGCCACGGTGTATGCAAGCACGGGCAGGGGTCCCATTCAGAACTATCCGGTACGAGGCGGATCCAACGATCCGGTCATCAATGTGCCGGTGGCTCCGGATCATGGCCCGGATCGCGATGTGCTGGATCTGATCGGCAACGATTATGTGGCGGGTTACACGTACTACGACTACCAGCATAACGGCACTTCAGGCAAGATGATCTACACGGATGCCAACGGTTTTGTGCACGTCGTGTGGATGCGCGGCCTGACGGCCATTCCCGAAGGTGCGCGTCACATCTACTACAACTTCTGGGATCCCGGCACGAGTGAGTTCTACTTCCGAGTAGGCGGCCAACCGTCGGGATCGCTGGTGAACTCGTCCAACCGCGGGGGCTACACGTGTCTGGCCGGTCTGCCCGATGGCTGGGTGTTCCCGGCGTTCCACGAAATCACCGGCGAGGATCAGAACGCCCACTGCGCGGCGTCTATTGACTTCCTTCCCGGTCTGGGCGCTTTCACCACGACCCAGCCCCGGCCGTGGATCTATGAAGGCGGTCACACGGTGGAGATCATCTGGCCGAAGATCGCCATCGGAATTGACAGCACCATCCACATGGTTTCTTGCGAGAATCCCTGGCAAGGTGAGGCCGGCGATCCGCAGCGGATCTATTACTCACGCGGTCGTCCCACCTGGGACAACGAGGGCGCGGGAGTTCAGATCGTGTGGGAAGTTCTGGACAACAACACCGCGTTTCGCGAGCTTGACACGGTGATGGTCATCGCTCCGCTGGTGGTCACGTCCAAAGTGTCGGATCGCGTGGCGATTCTGTGGTCGAAGAGCCGTGATGATCTAACCGAGATCGAACCCGGCCCGAGCCAGTGGAACAACGATCTATACTACATCGTGTCTGAGGATGGTGGCATCAACTGGACGCCGGAAGTCAATATCACGCAATTCGCCTATCCGGATTGGGATTGCGCATCGGGCGACACCGCCGTATGCGAACGTGACACTTTCCGTTTTTTCACCGATGTTACCGCGCTGTTCGATGGCAGCGACGTGCTTCACGCGTGTTTCACCACCCGTTGCTACTATGAGATGCAGGGTTTTTCCTATTATGCCCGGTCTCATATCTGGCACTGGGATGAAATCGTCCAGGAATTTTCGAACGTTGCCGATGGCTGGATTGACTTTGATTCGTCCGAGTGGATTGATCCGGGTGCCTGGCAGCTCTACATCCACCGTCCGAACCTGAGCATGGACTGGGAGACCGGCTACCTGTACTGCTCGTATCAGCGTTACGAACCGGATCAGACGTCGGAAGCCGGCTATCCGCAAGGCGATGCGTACATCACGTTTTCGCGGAACTGCGGTCGCTCGTGGGCCGAAGGCATCAACGTGACCGACACGGATGGCGGCATCAACGCGCCGCCCGATTCCAGCAAGTCCGAACGCGACATTACGATCCCCGAAAAGGTGACCTATGTCGGCGGCGTCGGCTACATTGACATGTTCTATATTTTCGATCGCGACGCCGGCGGGATTCCGCAGACTGAGGGAACGGCGACGAACAACCCGGCGAAGTTCCAGAGAATTCCGATAGACGAGTTGCCGTGGACGCTGCACAATCCCTATTTCCCGGCGATGCACGTGGACTCGACGGGTTTCCCGGGCAGCAACAGTCCGTTAGATCCGGAGGCGATTGCCGTATGCCCCCATGACGCAGTTGACGGCTTTAGTCACTCGCTTCGTCCCGAATCGTTCCGTCTCTATCAGAACTACCCGAATCCGTTCAATCCAGCCACCAACATTCAGTTTGACCTGGTGCGGGGTGCGCGCGTGACCTTGAAGGTGTACAATATCACGGGCCAAACGGTGGCCACGCTGTACGCCGGGCAGATGCTCAGCGCCGGCGTCCAGACGATATCGTTCAATGCGTCCGATCTGGCCAGCGGCGTGTACGTTTACCGCATCGAGGTGGACGGCGTGGTCGCGTCCAAGAAGATGGTGCTGATGAAATAA